From Sediminispirochaeta bajacaliforniensis DSM 16054, a single genomic window includes:
- the thpR gene encoding RNA 2',3'-cyclic phosphodiesterase, whose translation MRLFFALPLAEHAREEIMRGLIPLRRQYPTFKWIASQNLHITLVFVGECGDDEAYSLRERFFRIDHAAHPFSITWRGIGTFPGGGSPRVLHLPVQEGSDEVRRLHGVINHTLWKEKRGGRFFPHITVARVKGKGGERSIERESLFRLGASIKGGSVVDRIVLYRSQLRSEGACYSNFGSLSLGRQDDLEEK comes from the coding sequence GTGAGACTCTTTTTTGCACTTCCGCTTGCCGAACATGCGCGGGAAGAAATCATGCGGGGGCTTATTCCGTTACGTCGGCAATATCCGACTTTCAAATGGATAGCATCGCAAAATCTCCACATAACCTTGGTGTTTGTTGGAGAATGCGGCGATGATGAAGCGTATTCCTTACGGGAGCGTTTTTTTCGCATAGATCACGCCGCACATCCCTTTTCTATAACTTGGAGAGGAATAGGGACATTTCCGGGCGGAGGTTCCCCGCGAGTACTCCATCTTCCCGTACAGGAGGGGAGCGATGAGGTTCGTCGTCTGCATGGGGTGATCAACCATACCCTTTGGAAGGAAAAGCGCGGAGGACGGTTTTTTCCCCATATTACGGTGGCAAGGGTCAAGGGAAAAGGCGGCGAAAGAAGTATAGAGAGAGAAAGCTTGTTTAGACTGGGCGCCTCGATAAAAGGCGGCAGTGTTGTCGATCGTATCGTCCTCTATCGCTCACAACTCCGTTCGGAGGGGGCATGCTACAGTAATTTTGGTTCATTATCCTTGGGGAGGCAGGATGATTTGGAAGAAAAGTGA
- the recJ gene encoding single-stranded-DNA-specific exonuclease RecJ: MIWKKSDIDPEVVRDLSRRYGIDLLIASIMARRGVLSPDDVKFHIEEELSFTHNPFLFDEMTEVVDRLFIALDEGEKLRIFGDRDVDGITSTVLMKQQLEGMGLEVSWSLPKGDDPYGLTMEIIDLMERNEETLLITVDCGISNYREIAYAREKGIDTLIIDHHNPSEELPCALAIINPKIADCGYPFSGLAAVGVVSKVIWALEFAKTDFYKEEIVLLNVRPGNETVIFEAVKLENLVEQDRIVENLVPNIVRFDQTRLADFLVGKQILVYDEQSQIALMKKLFGPNVDIGVVDVAPEIWKSFPKTKGESLLRLRERSRSNRYEGEKKGEIDTFLSIFNAWIMKRYEYLSGAYESILDLVALGTLADMMPLEDENRILVKRGMKLLSEARRGGVQELLVRQNLLGKRLSTTDVGWQISPIINATGRLGVPEKAADLLLETDAMKRAALADEVVSLNRKRKKLGETAWKTVVPLAKKSLTQYGERFILVEDKSFHRGITGILASRLVQSFGVPSAVIAHLDTHLVGSIRSVKGINAKTFLESFSDLLLDFGGHDLAAGFSLTFENFPSFLQRFTEMVERMEVPQNEEEAIQIDAELPPSYMKPELCDIVERFEPYGEKSPPLVFMAKRVRLAEISLIGKPDPIHLKLLVDSGSFKWPAVFWRSADRVGVDFQQGDQVDILFRLGRNYFQNREQPQLTILDVRQAAI; this comes from the coding sequence ATGATTTGGAAGAAAAGTGATATTGATCCCGAAGTGGTTCGTGATCTTTCCCGGCGATACGGAATTGATCTTTTGATTGCTTCAATTATGGCCAGGAGAGGGGTTCTTTCACCTGATGATGTAAAGTTTCACATTGAGGAAGAACTTTCTTTTACGCATAATCCCTTTCTTTTCGATGAGATGACAGAGGTGGTTGATCGTCTTTTTATCGCCCTCGACGAAGGTGAAAAATTGAGGATATTTGGAGACAGAGATGTCGACGGTATTACCAGCACCGTTCTTATGAAGCAGCAGCTTGAGGGGATGGGCCTGGAGGTTTCATGGTCTTTACCAAAGGGAGATGATCCCTACGGTCTGACCATGGAGATTATTGATCTCATGGAACGTAATGAAGAAACTCTGCTTATTACCGTCGACTGTGGTATCTCCAACTATCGTGAAATCGCATATGCAAGGGAAAAGGGGATAGATACCCTGATAATCGACCATCACAACCCTTCGGAAGAGTTACCCTGCGCCCTTGCCATTATCAACCCCAAAATAGCCGATTGCGGTTATCCCTTTTCAGGGCTCGCGGCCGTCGGCGTGGTCTCCAAGGTTATCTGGGCTCTCGAATTCGCCAAGACCGATTTTTATAAAGAAGAAATTGTCCTGCTCAATGTTCGACCAGGTAACGAAACGGTCATTTTCGAAGCGGTAAAACTGGAAAATCTGGTTGAACAGGATAGGATTGTGGAAAACTTGGTACCCAACATAGTCCGCTTCGATCAAACCAGGCTGGCGGATTTTCTGGTTGGCAAGCAGATTTTGGTCTACGACGAACAGAGTCAGATCGCCCTGATGAAGAAACTTTTCGGTCCGAATGTCGATATCGGGGTTGTCGATGTTGCTCCCGAAATATGGAAAAGTTTCCCAAAAACAAAGGGTGAAAGTCTTCTTCGACTACGGGAAAGGAGCAGAAGCAACCGCTACGAAGGGGAAAAGAAGGGAGAAATAGATACCTTTCTCTCCATTTTTAACGCCTGGATAATGAAGCGGTATGAATATCTTTCCGGGGCCTATGAATCGATTTTGGACCTTGTTGCGCTTGGGACCCTTGCCGATATGATGCCTCTTGAAGATGAAAATAGGATTCTCGTTAAGCGGGGAATGAAACTCCTTTCGGAAGCCCGGAGGGGAGGGGTTCAGGAGCTCCTGGTGCGCCAGAATCTTCTTGGCAAGCGTCTTTCCACTACCGATGTAGGTTGGCAGATCAGCCCGATCATTAATGCCACGGGAAGACTAGGTGTTCCGGAAAAAGCGGCGGATCTTCTGCTGGAGACCGATGCCATGAAACGGGCGGCCCTTGCCGATGAGGTGGTATCTCTCAACCGGAAGAGAAAGAAGCTTGGAGAAACTGCTTGGAAAACAGTCGTTCCCTTGGCAAAAAAGAGTCTTACCCAGTATGGCGAACGCTTTATTCTCGTGGAAGACAAGAGCTTCCACCGAGGTATCACCGGTATCCTTGCTTCACGACTTGTGCAAAGCTTTGGCGTCCCCTCAGCGGTTATCGCCCACCTTGATACCCACCTTGTCGGTTCCATCAGAAGTGTGAAGGGAATAAATGCCAAAACCTTTCTCGAATCCTTTTCTGATCTTCTTCTCGATTTCGGCGGACATGATCTTGCCGCGGGCTTCAGCCTTACATTTGAAAACTTTCCCTCATTTCTGCAACGCTTCACCGAGATGGTGGAAAGGATGGAGGTTCCTCAAAACGAAGAAGAAGCCATTCAAATTGATGCGGAACTTCCTCCTTCGTACATGAAACCGGAACTTTGTGACATTGTCGAACGATTCGAACCCTATGGAGAAAAGAGTCCCCCCCTTGTTTTCATGGCAAAACGGGTCAGACTCGCCGAGATTTCTCTTATAGGAAAGCCGGATCCTATTCATCTAAAACTTCTGGTTGATTCCGGAAGTTTCAAGTGGCCTGCCGTATTTTGGCGTTCCGCCGATCGCGTCGGTGTCGACTTCCAGCAGGGAGACCAGGTTGATATTCTATTCCGTTTAGGCCGGAATTATTTTCAGAACAGGGAACAACCGCAGCTTACCATTCTCGATGTGAGACAAGCAGCCATATGA
- a CDS encoding M23 family metallopeptidase, whose amino-acid sequence MKRYMMIFNLFLLPIMMMAAEQTLWVDAPEKAVAGTLVSLSIYTQSENGLTVALCDMAGKQIISSNTFPAKHVQKEGMEEEIALLGLPSTLQSGSFLLMLYSGKTLLWQQELSVKMGSFLKEDIPLNQKMSDLRSDDDPQKVEEAIAIHAIYNTFHRRPFDETLRLQLPVTGGRFSAWYGDRRRYCYSDGTSALSIHSGVDIAAPVGTPVSAGGEGTVVFTGPRIVTGNTVVIEYGPGVYGAFFHLDRIDIEEGSKVDADTHIGVVGMTGLATGPHLHWEIRVAGIPIDPLGLLATPLDMASSSPIQ is encoded by the coding sequence ATGAAACGCTACATGATGATTTTCAACCTCTTTTTGTTACCGATCATGATGATGGCTGCAGAGCAAACGCTTTGGGTCGATGCACCGGAAAAAGCTGTCGCCGGGACCCTCGTAAGCCTAAGCATCTACACCCAAAGCGAAAATGGGCTTACCGTTGCTCTTTGTGACATGGCAGGCAAGCAGATCATCTCGTCCAATACCTTCCCAGCCAAGCATGTGCAAAAAGAAGGGATGGAGGAAGAAATTGCATTACTGGGCCTTCCTTCCACCCTTCAAAGCGGTAGTTTTCTCCTCATGCTTTATTCCGGGAAAACTCTTCTTTGGCAGCAAGAACTCTCAGTTAAGATGGGAAGCTTTCTGAAAGAGGATATACCACTAAACCAGAAGATGAGCGATTTACGAAGCGATGATGATCCTCAAAAAGTAGAAGAGGCAATAGCCATCCATGCGATTTATAACACCTTTCATCGGAGACCTTTTGACGAGACACTTAGATTGCAACTGCCGGTAACGGGGGGGCGCTTTTCCGCCTGGTACGGAGATCGAAGGAGATATTGCTACTCCGACGGCACCAGTGCCCTGTCGATACATTCTGGGGTTGATATTGCGGCTCCTGTGGGAACGCCGGTATCCGCAGGAGGCGAGGGTACTGTTGTTTTTACAGGCCCCCGAATCGTTACCGGCAATACGGTGGTTATTGAATATGGCCCGGGCGTATACGGCGCCTTTTTCCACTTGGACAGAATCGATATCGAGGAGGGGAGCAAGGTCGATGCCGATACCCACATCGGAGTCGTGGGAATGACGGGTCTTGCCACAGGTCCCCATCTCCACTGGGAAATTAGGGTCGCAGGCATCCCCATTGATCCTCTCGGCCTGCTGGCTACTCCTCTTGACATGGCTTCTTCATCGCCGATACAATAA
- the rpsU gene encoding 30S ribosomal protein S21, which yields MAFVRVDDSEPLEKAIKRFKRMVEKEGIIREWKKREYYEKPSTINNRKKKALERKQMKKLRKIQSMKNY from the coding sequence ATAGCCTTTGTTCGAGTAGACGATAGCGAACCTCTGGAAAAAGCAATCAAACGTTTCAAACGAATGGTGGAAAAAGAGGGTATTATTCGGGAGTGGAAGAAGCGGGAGTACTACGAGAAACCTTCTACCATCAATAACCGCAAGAAAAAAGCTCTGGAGCGGAAACAAATGAAGAAGCTTCGGAAAATTCAGTCAATGAAGAACTATTGA
- a CDS encoding NAD(P)-dependent oxidoreductase, whose protein sequence is MLILISDAFDAALPEKLSSFGEVTDDKSRLAEADIVLVRSKTKCTAEWIDQAKNLKLIIRGGVGIDNIDKTYAESKGIIVRNTPKASSIAVAELAFALMIQIPNRIIEAHNGMREGKWLKKELKRTELFGKTLCLVGIGNIATEVAKRAAAFGMKVVAYDKFVSSSPHAEMKSSLEEAVRDADYISLHLPLTPETEGMLNSKIFAVCGKNPVVINTGRGPCVKADDMVKALEDGKVRAYATDVYPSDPPADDYPILKAPNVVLTPHIGASSKENLLRIGDEAYATIKELIDGGKL, encoded by the coding sequence ATGCTGATATTAATCTCCGATGCTTTTGACGCGGCCCTCCCTGAAAAACTTTCAAGTTTTGGAGAGGTTACCGACGACAAAAGTCGGCTTGCGGAAGCGGACATCGTGCTTGTCAGAAGCAAAACGAAATGTACCGCCGAATGGATCGATCAAGCAAAAAATCTAAAGCTCATTATCCGAGGTGGCGTAGGAATCGATAACATCGATAAAACCTACGCGGAAAGCAAGGGAATTATTGTCCGCAATACCCCCAAAGCCAGTTCCATTGCTGTTGCGGAACTTGCCTTTGCTCTCATGATCCAGATTCCCAACAGGATTATTGAGGCACATAACGGTATGCGAGAAGGGAAATGGCTGAAAAAAGAGCTGAAAAGGACAGAGCTTTTTGGTAAGACCCTTTGTCTCGTCGGTATCGGCAACATTGCTACCGAGGTTGCAAAACGCGCTGCAGCCTTCGGCATGAAGGTAGTTGCCTACGACAAGTTTGTCTCTTCCAGCCCCCATGCAGAGATGAAATCCTCTTTGGAAGAAGCTGTACGGGATGCCGATTACATCTCTCTTCATCTTCCTTTGACCCCCGAAACCGAAGGAATGCTGAACAGCAAAATCTTTGCGGTCTGTGGCAAGAATCCCGTGGTTATCAACACAGGACGAGGTCCCTGTGTTAAGGCCGACGACATGGTGAAGGCCCTGGAGGACGGTAAGGTAAGAGCCTATGCCACCGATGTCTATCCTTCGGATCCGCCTGCAGATGATTATCCGATACTGAAGGCGCCGAATGTAGTCCTTACGCCTCACATTGGGGCCAGCAGCAAAGAAAATCTCCTGCGAATTGGGGATGAGGCATATGCAACGATCAAGGAACTTATTGATGGAGGAAAACTGTGA
- the serC gene encoding 3-phosphoserine/phosphohydroxythreonine transaminase, which yields MSRKLNFYAGPSVLPMEVLEEMQANIVDYQGNGFSLIEASHRGKVYDKIHNEAIALIKELMGISDDYSVIFLGGGATLQFSMVPMNFLVDGKVGDYTLTGTWAKKAYTDAEKIGKVHAVFDGKDKNYTTLPEASSVKPSANSAYLHLTSNETIGGLEWKQWPETGDVPLIADMSSDILSRPVPVDKFAMIYAGAQKNLGPAGATIAIIRNDMLERCGDHLTAYLNYTPHTKSNALYNTPPVFSIWGIKLVLEWIKKSGGAEAMAKRAEKKSALLYDTMAESNGFYRCPVDERYRSTMNVVFRLPNEELEAKFLKESDEAGMLGLKGHRSVGGCRASIYNSLPEDAVSTLVQFMKEFQRKNG from the coding sequence GTGAGCCGAAAACTTAATTTTTATGCCGGACCTTCCGTGTTGCCAATGGAAGTGCTCGAAGAGATGCAGGCAAATATCGTCGACTATCAAGGTAATGGTTTCTCACTGATCGAAGCCTCCCATCGTGGGAAGGTCTACGACAAGATCCACAACGAAGCCATTGCTTTAATAAAAGAACTTATGGGGATTTCCGACGACTATAGCGTCATCTTTCTTGGAGGCGGTGCAACTCTTCAATTCAGTATGGTTCCGATGAACTTCCTCGTCGACGGTAAGGTTGGTGATTATACCCTGACCGGTACCTGGGCGAAAAAGGCCTATACCGATGCGGAAAAGATAGGGAAGGTACATGCCGTTTTCGACGGGAAAGATAAGAACTATACAACGCTTCCCGAGGCCTCCTCTGTTAAGCCTTCCGCGAATTCCGCCTATCTTCATCTCACCAGTAATGAGACCATCGGGGGACTTGAGTGGAAACAGTGGCCAGAAACCGGAGATGTACCACTGATCGCCGATATGTCCAGTGATATTCTCAGCCGCCCTGTACCTGTTGATAAATTCGCCATGATCTACGCGGGAGCCCAGAAAAACCTCGGGCCGGCCGGAGCTACCATTGCAATCATCCGCAATGACATGCTTGAGCGATGTGGCGATCATCTTACTGCATATCTCAACTACACGCCCCACACCAAGAGCAACGCTCTCTACAATACCCCCCCCGTCTTCAGTATCTGGGGAATCAAGCTTGTGCTTGAGTGGATAAAAAAGTCAGGCGGTGCAGAAGCAATGGCAAAGCGGGCCGAAAAGAAATCGGCACTGCTTTACGATACCATGGCCGAAAGCAATGGCTTCTACCGCTGCCCAGTGGACGAGCGGTATCGCTCGACAATGAATGTGGTTTTCAGACTGCCGAACGAAGAGCTTGAAGCAAAATTTCTGAAAGAGAGTGATGAGGCTGGAATGCTTGGCCTCAAGGGACATAGAAGTGTGGGGGGGTGCCGTGCATCAATCTACAATAGCCTTCCCGAAGATGCGGTTTCCACCCTCGTACAATTTATGAAGGAGTTTCAGCGCAAAAACGGCTGA
- a CDS encoding Lrp/AsnC family transcriptional regulator encodes MKIDETNIAIIKHLRDGRKSFSAIADELSITENTVRSRVNKLIEEGILEISGLVDPESLPGHRLIICGVKLSTTELVRKGKEFSNLRGSVSVSVVTGRYDLIVQVLLDENEGFGLLEFFTEELSKVDEIQEVETFVVYQGYNLRVPYII; translated from the coding sequence ATGAAGATCGACGAAACGAACATAGCAATCATCAAGCATCTTCGCGACGGCCGAAAGAGTTTTTCAGCTATAGCCGATGAGCTTTCCATTACGGAAAATACGGTTCGTTCCAGGGTCAATAAGTTGATTGAGGAAGGAATTCTGGAGATTTCGGGTCTTGTGGACCCGGAATCTCTGCCCGGTCATCGACTGATCATTTGCGGAGTGAAGCTTTCGACCACCGAGTTGGTTAGAAAAGGAAAAGAATTCAGCAATCTAAGAGGATCGGTATCCGTCAGTGTTGTCACCGGTCGTTACGATCTTATTGTCCAGGTCTTGCTGGATGAAAACGAAGGGTTTGGACTGCTTGAGTTTTTCACCGAGGAGTTGTCCAAAGTAGATGAAATTCAAGAGGTCGAAACCTTTGTCGTCTATCAGGGGTACAACCTTCGGGTTCCCTATATTATCTAG
- the gcvT gene encoding glycine cleavage system aminomethyltransferase GcvT: MLKRTPLYDVYKQYDGVKLIDFGGWELPVQFETGIIAEHMAVRKNAGLFDVSHMGEIMVEGPRAVEFVDYLVTNDISKMNDGKCLYALMCRPDGGVVDDLMIYRLSAEKILIVANAANVEKDFVWISSANPWMQRESDKPKVSNQSDRYAQIAFQGPKANDYFTELFGPVVDEITFFRFRTDIPVAGKSCIISRTGYTGEDGFEIYCNADDAADIWTFILDKTKERGVLPCGLGARDTLRFEAKLPLYGHELSDTISPLEANLSFFVKFDKHSDFCGKSALLKQKEKGIPRSLRGCEMVDKGVPREGYKVFLGDREIGYVTSGTKSPMLDSFLGLVLIERGIGLEIGDEIEIEIGKKKKRARLAKTPFYKNTGKK; this comes from the coding sequence ATGTTGAAACGAACGCCCCTCTACGACGTCTATAAACAGTACGACGGAGTAAAATTGATAGACTTCGGGGGATGGGAACTTCCTGTTCAGTTTGAAACCGGTATCATAGCCGAACATATGGCCGTACGAAAGAATGCAGGTCTCTTTGATGTATCACACATGGGAGAAATCATGGTGGAGGGCCCTCGGGCCGTCGAATTTGTCGATTATCTTGTTACCAATGATATTTCGAAGATGAACGACGGGAAATGCCTTTATGCTCTCATGTGCCGGCCTGACGGAGGAGTCGTGGACGACCTCATGATCTACCGTCTTTCCGCCGAGAAAATTCTCATCGTCGCGAATGCCGCCAATGTAGAAAAAGACTTTGTCTGGATCAGCTCGGCGAATCCCTGGATGCAGCGTGAAAGCGATAAGCCTAAGGTGAGTAACCAGTCCGATCGCTATGCCCAAATTGCGTTTCAAGGACCGAAGGCCAATGATTATTTCACGGAATTGTTTGGTCCGGTCGTGGATGAGATTACCTTTTTCCGTTTTCGAACCGATATTCCTGTCGCCGGTAAGTCCTGTATTATAAGCCGGACTGGCTACACCGGTGAGGATGGCTTCGAGATCTACTGTAATGCTGACGATGCAGCGGATATTTGGACCTTTATTTTGGATAAAACAAAGGAACGGGGTGTTCTTCCCTGTGGACTTGGGGCCAGGGATACCCTGCGATTCGAGGCAAAACTTCCGTTGTACGGCCATGAACTCTCCGATACTATCTCTCCGCTTGAAGCGAATCTTTCTTTCTTCGTAAAATTCGATAAGCATTCAGATTTTTGCGGAAAGTCCGCTTTGCTGAAACAGAAGGAAAAGGGAATTCCCCGCAGTCTGAGAGGCTGTGAAATGGTCGATAAAGGAGTCCCCAGAGAGGGATACAAGGTTTTCCTCGGCGATCGTGAGATCGGTTATGTAACAAGCGGGACCAAAAGTCCCATGCTCGACTCTTTCCTCGGCCTTGTACTCATCGAACGGGGAATCGGCCTTGAGATAGGCGATGAAATCGAAATTGAAATCGGCAAGAAAAAGAAGCGTGCTAGACTGGCCAAAACACCATTTTATAAGAATACTGGTAAGAAATAA
- the gcvH gene encoding glycine cleavage system protein GcvH: MSVDKSLKYTENHEWVKVKGEVAYVGISDHAQEELGDIVFVELPELDDEVSKGDEVVNIESVKAAAPVYAPVSGKITEVNDALEDAPETINEAPYDTFIFALELSDASELDDLMDAAAYEAFLKEEE; this comes from the coding sequence ATGAGCGTAGACAAATCACTGAAATATACTGAAAATCATGAATGGGTGAAGGTAAAGGGCGAGGTTGCTTATGTGGGAATCAGCGATCATGCCCAGGAAGAACTCGGTGATATCGTATTTGTGGAACTCCCCGAGCTTGATGACGAGGTTTCGAAAGGTGACGAAGTCGTCAACATCGAATCGGTAAAGGCTGCAGCCCCTGTATATGCTCCGGTGTCCGGCAAGATAACAGAGGTCAATGATGCACTTGAGGATGCTCCTGAAACCATTAACGAAGCCCCCTACGATACCTTCATTTTCGCCCTTGAGCTGAGCGACGCTTCTGAGCTCGACGATCTCATGGACGCCGCCGCATACGAGGCATTCCTCAAAGAGGAGGAATAA
- the gcvPA gene encoding aminomethyl-transferring glycine dehydrogenase subunit GcvPA yields the protein MIQHPYLPQTEDEIKSMLETIGVSSIDDLFSDIAPSVLLQKELNLPKTKTEWEVYQELSHLAEKNRSAISFLGCGSYDHILPSVVGRIMGLPMFYTSYTPYQAEISQGVLQAIFEFQSMICSITGMDVANASLYDGATAAVEAAAMAVNSSRNSDTILVSETVHPSTKAVLRTYFGDLGINIVEVPAEKGQSNFAAIRDALKSEVAAVLVQTPNIFGYLEDLTGLADAVHDNKSKLIVSSNPMSLGIARSQAEWNADIAVGDTQPFGLPSYFGGPSVGYIATREKLMRKLPGRIVGQTTDAEGKRAFVLTLQAREQHIKRERATSNICSNQALAALGTTIYLSLIGKQGLKEAGNLCLQKAHYLHDRLVKELGAEALSAEPFFNEFTLNIGSKTDDLIKALRSGGIYGGVRVENLDERYQGLVTIAVTEKRTKQEMDRYVDIAREVL from the coding sequence ATGATCCAACATCCTTATCTTCCCCAGACCGAGGATGAGATCAAATCGATGCTCGAAACCATCGGGGTCTCGAGCATCGATGATCTCTTTTCTGATATTGCACCTTCAGTTTTACTCCAGAAAGAGCTTAATCTCCCCAAAACAAAAACAGAATGGGAAGTCTACCAGGAGCTTTCTCATCTGGCAGAAAAAAACCGGTCAGCGATATCCTTTCTCGGTTGTGGTTCGTACGACCATATTCTTCCTTCCGTTGTCGGGCGGATCATGGGCCTTCCCATGTTCTATACCAGCTATACTCCCTATCAAGCCGAAATCAGCCAGGGTGTCCTGCAGGCAATTTTCGAGTTCCAGTCGATGATCTGTTCGATTACCGGCATGGATGTCGCAAATGCCTCACTTTACGATGGCGCCACGGCAGCGGTCGAAGCGGCGGCTATGGCGGTCAATTCCTCCAGAAACAGCGATACCATTCTGGTATCCGAAACGGTACATCCCTCTACCAAGGCTGTCCTTCGAACCTATTTTGGTGATCTTGGCATAAATATCGTCGAAGTGCCGGCAGAAAAGGGGCAAAGCAATTTTGCCGCGATCAGGGATGCGCTGAAGTCCGAAGTGGCAGCGGTTCTGGTTCAGACACCGAACATTTTCGGCTATCTGGAGGATCTCACAGGCCTTGCCGATGCGGTACACGATAATAAGAGCAAGCTTATCGTCTCTTCGAATCCCATGAGCCTCGGTATTGCACGTTCCCAAGCAGAATGGAATGCGGACATAGCCGTTGGTGATACCCAGCCTTTCGGTCTTCCCTCCTATTTCGGAGGCCCTTCCGTCGGCTATATAGCAACACGGGAAAAGCTTATGCGAAAACTGCCGGGTAGAATCGTCGGACAGACGACGGACGCGGAGGGAAAGAGGGCCTTTGTTCTGACCCTTCAGGCTCGGGAACAGCATATAAAACGGGAACGGGCGACAAGTAATATTTGTTCGAACCAGGCCCTCGCTGCCCTCGGAACAACCATCTACCTGTCGCTTATCGGCAAGCAGGGCCTTAAAGAGGCTGGGAATCTCTGTCTGCAAAAGGCTCATTACCTGCACGATCGACTTGTAAAAGAGCTTGGAGCCGAAGCCCTCTCCGCCGAGCCCTTTTTCAACGAATTTACCTTGAATATTGGCAGTAAAACGGACGATCTGATCAAGGCTCTTCGATCGGGAGGAATCTACGGAGGTGTCCGGGTTGAAAATCTTGATGAACGGTATCAGGGGCTTGTGACCATTGCCGTCACCGAGAAGCGGACAAAGCAAGAAATGGACCGCTATGTTGATATTGCCCGGGAGGTGTTGTAA